A stretch of Brassica napus cultivar Da-Ae chromosome C6, Da-Ae, whole genome shotgun sequence DNA encodes these proteins:
- the LOC106406253 gene encoding protein FAR-RED IMPAIRED RESPONSE 1, whose product MDLQESNNNQMSDANMVESHNNNEDVGGVIVDDLRTGGHLGALDLEPRDGIAFDTHEAAYTFYQDYAKSMGFTTSIKNSRRSKKTKDFIDAKFACSRYGSTPESESGSSSGRRSSVKKTDCKASMHVKRKSDGRWIIHEFIKEHNHELLPALAYHFRIQRNIKLAEKNNIDILHAVSERTRKMYVEMSRQSGGYKNNKGLLLLQTSEVDKGRRCLALEEGESQLLLEYFKRIKKENPRFFYAIDLNEEQRLRNLFWADAKSRDDYVSFNDVVSFDTTYVKFNDKLPLALFIGVNHHSQPMLLGCGLVADESTETFAWLIKTWLRAMGARAPKVILTDQDKLLMAAVSELLPNTRHCFALWHVLEKLPEYFSHVMKRHENFLRKFNKCIFRSWTSDQFDMRWWKMVSQFGLENDEWLLWLHEHRQKWVPTFMSEVFLAGMSTSQRAESVNSFFDKYVHKKITLKEFLRLYGVMLQNRYEEESVADFDTCHKQPALKSPSPWEKQMAATYTHTIFKKFQVEVLGVVACHPRKEKEDENMVTFRVQDCEKDDEFLVTWSKTQSELCCFCYMFEYKGFLCRHALMILQMCGFASVPPRYILKRWTKDAKSGGADQIQTRVQRYNDLCCRAIELSEEGCVSEENYNIVLRTLVETLKNCVDLNHARNNFAESNSQLNNGAHEEENHVLAAVKATKKKTVVRKRKGQPEASQMLESQPSLQPMENISSEGMSMSGYYGPQQNVQGLLNLMEPPHEGYYVNQRTIQGLGQLNSIAPVQDSFFTNQQAMPGLGQMDFRPPPNFAYNLQDEHLRSAQLPGSSSRQL is encoded by the exons ATGGATTTGCAAGAGAGCAATAACAATCAGATGAGTGATGCAAATATGGTTGAATCTCATAATAACAACGAAGATGTAGGAGGAGTTATTGTTGATGATCTCAGAACAGGAGGACATCTTGGTGCTCTTGATCTTGAGCCACGGGATGGTATTGCCTTCGACACACACGAGGCAGCTTATACGTTTTACCAAGACTACGCCAAATCCATGGGCTTTACTACCTCCATTAAAAACAGCAGGCGGTCCAAGAAGACTAAAGATTTCATCGACGCCAAGTTTGCTTGTTCTAGATACGGTTCCACCCCCGAGTCTGAGAGTGGTAGTAGCAGTGGTCGAAGGTCGAGTGTGAAGAAAACAGATTGCAAGGCAAGTATGCATGTGAAGAGAAAATCGGATGGGAGATGGATCATTCATGAGTTTATAAAAGAACATAACCACGAGCTTCTACCTGCTCTTGCTTATCATTTCCGGATTCAGAGGAACATCAAGTTAGCTGAGAAGAATAATATCGACATCTTGCACGCCGTTAGTGAACGGACCAGGAAAATGTATGTTGAGATGTCGAGACAATCTGGGGGATATAAGAACAACAaggggcttcttcttcttcagaccaGTGAGGTTGATAAGGGTCGTCGGTGTTTGGCTTTGGAAGAAGGAGAATCTCAACTACTGCTTGAGTACTTTAAGCGTATTAAGAAAGAAAACCCCAGATTCTTTTATGCCATAGACTTAAACGAGGAGCAACGTTTAAGAAATCTGTTTTGGGCTGATGCTAAGAGCAGAGATGATTACGTGAGTTTTAATGATGTTGTATCCTTTGATACTACTTATGTCAAGTTTAACGATAAGTTGCCTCTAGCTTTATTTATTGGGGTGAACCATCATTCCCAGCCTATGCTGCTTGGCTGTGGATTGGTTGCTGATGAGTCTACGGAGACATTTGCGTGGCTGATAAAAACATGGCTTCGAGCAATGGGTGCTCGAGCTCCTAAAGTTATACTCACTGACCAAGATAAACTCTTGATGGCTGCGGTTTCGGAGCTGTTACCGAACACTCGCCATTGCTTTGCGTTGTGGCATGTGTTGGAAAAGCTTCCTGAATACTTCTCCCATGTGATGAAACGGCACGAGAACTTCTTGCGGAAATTCAATAAGTGCATCTTCAGATCGTGGACGAGTGATCAGTTCGATATGAGATGGTGGAAAATGGTGAGCCAGTTTGGACTTGAGAATGATGAATGGCTGCTATGGTTGCACGAACACCGCCAGAAGTGGGTGCCCACTTTTATGAGCGAGGTGTTTCTAGCGGGAATGTCGACATCTCAGCGTGCAGAAAGTGTCAACTCTTTCTTCGATAAGTACGTTCATAAGAAAATAACGCTGAAAGAGTTCTTGAGGCTGTACGGTGTGATGCTGCAGAATAGGTACGAGGAGGAATCCGTTGCGGATTTCGATACTTGCCACAAGCAACCCGCGTTGAAGTCTCCCTCTCCCTGGGAGAAGCAAATGGCAGCAACTTACACCCACACGATATTCAAGAAATTCCAAGTCGAGGTCTTGGGGGTTGTCGCTTGCCATCCtagaaaggaaaaagaagacGAAAACATGGTGACGTTCAGAGTTCAAGACTGTGAAAAAGACGACGAGTTCCTTGTGACGTGGAGCAAAACTCAGTCAGAACTCTGCTGTTTCTGCTATATGTTTGAATACAAAGGGTTTCTCTGTCGGCATGCTTTGATGATTCTGCAGATGTGTGGCTTTGCTAGCGTTCCGCCTCGGTATATTTTGAAAAGGTGGACAAAAGATGCCAAGAGTGGAGGAGCAGACCAGATACAGACCAGAGTTCAGCGGTATAATGATTTGTGTTGTCGAGCCATTGAATTGAGCGAGGAAGGTTGTGTCTCAGAAGAAAACTACAACATAGTATTGCGCACACTAGTTGAGACCCTGAAAAATTGTGTCGACCTAAACCATGCTAGAAACAACTTCGCTGAGTCTAATAGCCAGCTTAATAATGGTGCTCACGAAGAAGAAAACCATGTATTGGCCGCTGTAAAAGCAACAAAGAAGAAGACTGTTGTTAGGAAAAGAAAG GGACAACCAGAGGCTAGCCAAATGCTCGAATCTCAACCGAGCTTGCAACCAATG GAAAATATAAGTTCAGAGGGAATGAGTATGAGTGGTTACTATGGTCCTCAACAGAACGTTCAAGGATTG TTAAATTTAATGGAGCCACCTCACGAAGGCTACTATGTAAATCAACGAACCATACAAGGCCTG GGACAACTGAACTCCATAGCACCAGTGCAGGATAGCTTCTTCACGAACCAGCAAGCCATGCCAGGGCTG GGTCAAATGGATTTCAGGCCTCCTCCCAACTTCGCTTACAATTTACAG GATGAGCATTTGAGATCTGCCCAGTTGCCTGGTAGTTCATCAAGACAGCTATAG
- the LOC106403789 gene encoding uncharacterized protein LOC106403789 → MDKLDFPQRLDDNKLFPALKEALEADEWEELKNSRVGVFLKFHEMKFGWASRLVHYILCFQLDCKKKFELWSLVGVEPLRFSLHEFEEITGLNCEYVKNLENPLVEVTTDMKAFWAQMGVNFDRGARYLAFYAGFIEAAKTSSPTRASLTRLVMDLDAFEDYPWGRVAFKFLMESVKGVDLTKTYAIEGFVQVLQVWVYCCLPEFGAGFGHPIEGSPTPPLLAFLGGKGKRRLQENMMKHTRTKNFAMKDYSEMFPRWDGELEDEKADNIVKAVFSSGWAWEQSHWPLVGTKLWTNVKVEILPMKTEAGQMMRSLKTVSPSRTQSDAESRKKARESPGLDVETMKGEIVRWLTGLTSNMVEGLSRCENTLKTQSRMIEGLTTQVGAVEKMVREGWKEDHTKADSSTDVPEANKSDGDKAKKDSAEECKGDESDESKGEESRAKESKAAETAPKGMTTRAKAKDTQATVSESENENGGISVVVVDKEQSCIDYGSVKKLKQVGKVRAAHIVARAKSERQRRLAATQQSPFDGNSTAKVIIPNQPKQGQGYNPFANPDRQKLYALLDWVKLDPKWRQKVKGSSSHWFYILLTPTKWLIDTHMDAAKYSEFLASPANPDGSGKLLPPGALDYYTGEEPAYSRSNKTWALEIDDIYTPLLVKNDHWVACWISIPRRRIVIWDSDLAYATDAEIAKAVKPIAHMLPYMLRMLSTGAEMELYTVDFTHERESGVPQNKQSGDCGVYCLKYIECHALGMPFPPHELCDKKIKTIRSQMASEIFDETRINGTEKRDYKHLGLYD, encoded by the exons ATGGATAAACTTGATTTCCCACAGAGGCT CGATGACAACAAGCTCTTCCCTGCTCTTAAAGAAGCACTCGAGGCAGATGAATGGGAGGAGCTCAAGAACTCGAGAGTAGGAGTGTTCTTAAAGTTCCACGAAATGAAGTTTGgatgggcttcaaggctggtgcACTATATACTGTGTTTTCAGCTTGACTGCAAGAAGAAGTTTGAGTTGTGGAGTCTCGTAGGTGTTGAACCATTGAGGTTTTCTCTGCATGAATTTGAAGAGATAACTGGCCTGAACTGCGAGTATGTGAAGAATCTCGAGAATCCGTTGGTTGAGGTAACGACTGACATGAAAGCATTTTGGGCGCAGATGGGAGTGAATTTCGACCGGGGGGCAA GGTATCTAGCCTTTTACGCTGGCTTCATCGAAGCAGCAAAAACCTCGTCACCCACACGGGCTAGCCTGACTAGGTTAGTGATGGATCTAGATGCTTTTGAAGATTATCCGTGGGGAAGAGTAGCCTTTAAATTCTTGATGGAGTCGGTGAAGGGTGTAGACTTGACAAAGACGTATGCTATTGAAGGCTTTGTTCAGGTTCTTCAAGTCTGGGTCTACTGTTGTCTCCCTGAATTCGGAGCTGGGTTTGGTCACCCTATAGAAGGTTCTCCGACCCCACCTCTACTTGCCTTCTTAGGTGGCAAAGGCAAGAGAAGGCTCCAGGAGAATATGATGAAACAT ACTAGGACTAAGAACTTTGCTATGAAGGATTACTCTGAAATGTTCCCTCGCTGGGATGGTGAGCTGGAAGATGAGAAGGCTGATAACATAGTGAAGGCAGTGTTTTCTTCAGGCTGGGCATGGGAACAAAGCCACTGGCCTCTTGTCGGAACAAAACTGTGGACAAATGTGAAGGTGGAGATCCTTCCGATGAAGACAGAAGCTGGTCAGATGATGCGAAGCTTGAAGACAGTGTCCCCTTCTCGCACACAGTCTGATGCAGAATCACGCAAGAAGGCTCGTGAGTCCCCTGGCCTGGATGTGGAGACCATGAAAGGAGAAATAGTTCGTTGGCTAACTGGCCTGACTTCTAATATGGTTGAGGGGCTGAGCAGATGCGAGAACACTCTGAAGACACAATCCCGCATGATTGAGGGCCTTACAACTCAGGTGGGAGCTGTTGAGAAGATGGTGCGTGAAGGTTGGAAGGAAGACCACACCAAAGCTGATTCATCTACTGATGTACCTGAGGCAAACAAATCTGATGGAGACAAAGCTAAGAAGGACAGCGCTGAAGAATGCAAAGGTGATGAAAGCGATGAAAGCAAAGGTGAGGAAAGCAGAGCCAAGGAAAGCAAAGCTGCGGAAACAGCTCCCAAAGGAATGACAACAAGAGCCAAAGCTAAAGACACCCAAGCCACTGTG AGTGAGAGTGAAAATGAGAATGGAGGCATAAGTGTTGTTGTAGTAGATAAAGAACAATCATGCATTGATTATGGTTCTGTGAAAAAACTGAAACAAGTTGGTAAAGTGAGAGCTGCTCACATTGTGGCCCGTGCTAAGAGTGAGCGGCAACGTAGGCTTGCTGCAACTCAGCAGTCTCCTTTTGATGGAAACAGCACGGCAAAGGTTATTATACCTAACCAGCCGAAGCAAGGCCAGGGATATAACCCATTTGCTAATCCTGATCGCCAAAAGCTCTATGCTCTTCTTGATTGGGTGAAACTTGACCC CAAATGGCGACAGAAGGTCAAAGGTTCTTCAAGTCATTGGTTCTACATACTACTAACTCCTACAAAATGGTTGATTGACACG CACATGGATGCTG CAAAGTACTCAGAGTTTCTGGCCTCTCCTGCCAATCCTGATGGCTCAGGTAAACTACTCCCTCCTGGCGCCTTAGACTACTACACAGGCGAGGAACCAGCGTATAGCAGATCAAATAAGACATGGGCACTGGAGATTGATGATATATATACGCCATTATTGGTCAAGAACGATCATTGGGTAGCTTGCTGGATATCAATCCCGAGGAGACGCATAGTGATTTGGGATAGTGATCTTGCTTACGCTACGGATGCAGAAATTGCAAAGGCCGTGAAGCCTATTGCACACATGCTGCCGTACATGCTGCGTATGTTATCTACCGGTGCGGAGATGGAGTTGTACACAGTTGATTTCACACATGAGCGTGAATCTGGGGTgccacaaaacaaacaaagtggTGACTGTGGAGTGTATTGCTTGAAGTATATAGAATGTCATGCACTTGGCATGCCATTCCCACCTCATGAGCTGTGTGATAAGAAGATCAAGACAATCAGGTCTCAGATGGCGAGTGAGATATTTGATGAGACCAGGATAAACGGCACAGAGAAACGTGATTACAAGCATCTCGGTCTCTATGACTAA